A window of the Hordeum vulgare subsp. vulgare chromosome 5H, MorexV3_pseudomolecules_assembly, whole genome shotgun sequence genome harbors these coding sequences:
- the LOC123397737 gene encoding proline-rich protein 36-like isoform X1: MKSAPPHAASSRACGRARPRRRCPRTRGPPARTRPHLRPSTRAPSSSCLGPNTQAPPRLAGALAAAPMALPRPSRPPQLTRTAMAPMLQALARDQVPHPPDCAPDTEHPWRPTSESAPPPPAASSLSGQRARRQSTPGIPAVA, translated from the exons ATGAAGTCCGCGCCGCCGCACGCAGCTTCGAGTAGAGCCTGCGGCCGTGCGCgaccccgccgccgctgcccccgCACCCGAGGACCTCCCGCTCGAACTCGTCCTCATCTCCGACCGTCCACCCGCGCTCCTTCATCCTCCTGCCTCGGCCCCAACACCCAAGCGCCACCTCGCCTCGCCGGAGCTCTTGCAGCAGCCCCGATGGCCCTTCCACGCCCCAGCCGGCCACCGCAACTCACTA GAACGGCCATGGCGCCTATGCTTCAAGCCCTCGCGCGCGACCAGGTGCCCCAtccccctgactgtgcaccg GACACGGAACACCCATGGCGACCAACCTCTGAGTCAGCCCCGCCGCCTCCAGCTGCTTCCTCACTGTCAGGCCAAAGAGCACGTCGTCAGAGCACACCAG GAATTCCCGCTGTCGCATGA
- the LOC123397737 gene encoding uncharacterized protein LOC123397737 isoform X2, whose product MKSAPPHAASSRACGRARPRRRCPRTRGPPARTRPHLRPSTRAPSSSCLGPNTQAPPRLAGALAAAPMALPRPSRPPQLTRTAMAPMLQALARDQDTEHPWRPTSESAPPPPAASSLSGQRARRQSTPGIPAVA is encoded by the exons ATGAAGTCCGCGCCGCCGCACGCAGCTTCGAGTAGAGCCTGCGGCCGTGCGCgaccccgccgccgctgcccccgCACCCGAGGACCTCCCGCTCGAACTCGTCCTCATCTCCGACCGTCCACCCGCGCTCCTTCATCCTCCTGCCTCGGCCCCAACACCCAAGCGCCACCTCGCCTCGCCGGAGCTCTTGCAGCAGCCCCGATGGCCCTTCCACGCCCCAGCCGGCCACCGCAACTCACTA GAACGGCCATGGCGCCTATGCTTCAAGCCCTCGCGCGCGACCAG GACACGGAACACCCATGGCGACCAACCTCTGAGTCAGCCCCGCCGCCTCCAGCTGCTTCCTCACTGTCAGGCCAAAGAGCACGTCGTCAGAGCACACCAG GAATTCCCGCTGTCGCATGA